Within Oculatellaceae cyanobacterium, the genomic segment TTCCCACAATTCCTAAAATCGGAAACGATTCAGGGGGATGAGATCCCGACGCTGAAACTGCACCAGATTTATGACTACTTTGTAGAGTCGGTAACGGGTTTAGCGTCTCGAATCAATCTACAAAGGTGGGTTGAAATTCAAGGCTTGATTCAGGATGCTAGAGATCGCGATCCTGATGTACTCAAGACTCTTAAAACGATTGGGATTTTGAACTTGGTTACATCTACAGGTGCTTTACGAGCCACCCCTCAGCTTGTAACACTAGCACTTTGTAATCGAGCAGACGATAAAACCGAGCAGAAGCACTGGCAAGACATCATTAAAAAACTTCAACAGAATGGGCTGATTACATATCGAAGTCAGCTTGATGAATTACGAATTTGGGAAGGTTCAGACTTTAATGTTGAAGCAGCTATCTACTCGTTACTTGAAAAGGATAGAACTACTCTTGCTGAATTACTTTCGGCAATTCGCCCCCTCAAGCCTTTGGTGGCTGAACGTCACTACACGACAACAGGTACATTGCGTTATTTTGAGCAGCGATATGTAAATAGCTTGACTAATTTAGAAGAGTTGCGGTGTTCAATTGCTAGTTATGACGGGCTGATTGTCTACTGGATGGATACTCAGTTACCTAAACAGATACCTGCACAGACAGTAGATGGTAAACCTTTGATTGTGGTTAATACCTCCAAATTAGATGTGCTAGGAGGTCGAGCGCAAGAATTTCTTGCCCTAAACACAATCCAAAATAAAGCGCCAGAGCTACAGAATGATGGTGTAGCACGTCGGGAAGTACGGCAACGCTTAATCGAGGCAGAAAGGCTGTTAGATGAGACACTGAGCCAAGCATTCAACTGGTTAGAGGGGCAAAATCTCTGCTGGATTGAAGGTCAACAAGAACATATCGGATACGCTAGGGTATTTCAAGCGAAACTGTCTGATGTATGCGATCGCACTTATCAGCAAAGCTTAATTCTCGACAATGAATTAATTAATCGACGGGAACTGACCTCACAAGGCTCTAAAGCTCGACGAGAGCTAATTCAGGCGATGTTGGAGCATGGCGACCAGAAACGTCTGGGCATAGAAGGTTACGGGCCTGAAGTTGCTATTTATTACTCGGTTCTAGAAGCAACTGGGATTCATCGGCAAGAGGATGGCGAATGGGGATTCTATCCACCTGAGCAAGATTCAGGAGTAACAACGGTTTGGCAAGTGATTGAAGCATTTTGTCTAGAGGCAAAAGATAAGCAGCGATCGCTCGATTTACTTTACCAGCAATTAGAACAGCCTCCTTATGGAGTCAAGCAAGGGGTAATTCCCATTTTGTTAGCTGCTCTGCTGCTCTATCACATTGATGATATCGGGGTTTACAGGGAAGGTACATTCATCCCTGTTTTAGGAGTAGAACATTTCGAGCTATTACTGAAAGACCCATCTCGGTTTGCGGTCAAGTATTTTGAAGTAGTCGGGTTGCGATCGCAAGTCTTCAAGGAACTCGAAAGCATCCTCCGTCAACCCAATGCTAGAAAGCCAGGAGGAATTCGCAATGCTACTTTGCTGACGGTGGTCACCCCTTTATATCAATTTGTCAATAAACTTCCGGCATACACCCGAAAAACAAAGCGTCTTAGTGATGAAGCTTTGGCAGTTTTACCAAACAATAAATATTAAAAATTTAATTTATATTCCATACCTGGAATTGAAAACCTAGAAGTAATTTGTTTAAGTTTTTTTCTTGAATCAGCATTTAGTTTAATAAAAGGCTGATTTTTGCTATTTTTTAAAATACTGCCATAAATACCAAAACGCGAGTAAAGTAAATCAACTAAAAATCTAACCTCATCATCAGCAAAAGCCATTGTATAAAAATTAACGCCGCTACTAGAGCATCCATCATCACAAAACCAAACTATTAAACTAATTTCGCTAAAATATTTTTCAATAAACCCTTTAGGTATAATTTTATTTCCTTTATACCACTGCTCATGTAATTGAGTTAACAATGGATGAACTTTAGTTTTTAGCCACCAGCCTTTATATCTTTTTCCGGTTTTAGTGTGTGGTGAAGATAAACGCTCATTAAAAGAACAGGAAAAATATTGACTTAAAAATTTATATTTCCATTCCAAATATTGTTGATTGCTTCCCCCTTCTGCATAACGAGCATTAAGTTTATTTAAAAATTTTTCAATGCTTCCATCTCCTAATAAACAACCTGTTAAAAATTCATATAACTCTCGATCTGGCTCTTTTCCTTGATAGGTTAAGTAAGAGGAGCGTTTCATGGCTTCCTGACATCGCTTTTGCTGTATTCGAGAATTAAGTCTAGGTAAATTTGGATAAATTAGTTCATATTCTTTAACTGTTAAATGATGTGTTTTTAAATGATTATAGCCAATCATTTCCAATTGTTGATTACATACACCACAAGTTACCATATCAAACCCTTGTTGCTTTAAATGCTCGATATGATTAATTTGACGAAGCCGATCCGCTTTTTTAATAGTTTGTTTGTAATAAATAGCCTGACATTCTGATCGTCCGCACGTTTTAGTACAAGCTGGATGAGCATAAAGAGGCTCAACCATTTGTCTACAAACAATACAATTAAAAGGTTGACTCCTCACTCTATAATCCCCAGTAATTACAATCTAATCTGCCAAACTTAGAATCAAGTTCATGAACTTCACACGCCCAGCGAGTCAAACGAAATAAAATCGTATTTCTAACGTCTGAATCATAAATCTCACCATACTGGCTCCCAACTTCTCTTATTTTCTGATGAAGTAGCTGACGGACTTTTGGTAAGGGGTTGTTAGAGAGTGCTTGTTTAATCTCCTGCATCATCTGAGCAACTGCTAGGTTGCCCTCAGCTTCGTACATAGCCCAGTCGTCGTACTCTTTCATAAAATTTTCCTTGTTTGAGACTCTGTTAGCATATATGATAACAAGATTGCTAATTCAGTTATCTTATAAGTTAACAAATGATTATACTTGCTCTGTCATAATGGAAGGCATGGGAAAAGCAGGGCAAGCACTAAGACAGGTTTTAGAGTCTTACACCATCAGCCAAAGCCTATTGGCGGCAGAGTTAGGTGTTGATCGTCCGATCGTCTTCCGTTGGTTTCACGAACACACAGATCCTACTGCCCAAACCGTTGCTGAGATAGTGCAAGCCCTGCACAAGCTCAATCCGTCTGCTGCCACAGACTTTGTACAAGCCTACTTAGGCGATTCAACACAAACTCTGCATAAAGCTTCAACTCAAGAGTTACCGCAATCAGATCGGGTTAATGTTTCGGTCTTATCTCAAATTTTTAACAACACCACTAACTCTTATAAATATCTTTTTTTCCTGTCCCTGTTAGACATCATTAAAAGAAGACAATTTGATACTTTATCACCTATTACTTTTAAAGAAATAATTGTAGAGATGCTGGCTAATGCTTGGTATCCTCACAATTACTTTAAACTCTCTTTTGGAACTCAAGATCAGATTGCCAATAAATTAGACTCTATTAATTTAGTAATTAATGAACCAATTTTAAAGTTTAAAGATACAGATAAAAAATTCCTAAGAAAATCTATTCAATCTCAAAATCTTGATGACATTACTAATTTCATAAGCAGATATGTACCATTTCGTCTAATTCGTCCTTTTTTTGCTCAAAAGACTAAGGGATTACTAGATGCTAAAGTAAATCAAGTCATAATTGAGCTTGCCAACAATGAATTTGAAGGAATAAAACCTATCTATTGCTTTGATTCAGAAGCTCTAAAAGATTGTACAGCTATTATTTTACATCAAGACTGGGTAGAATATATTGCTGAAAATTATTCAATCATTAGGGGATGGGTATCTTGGGAATGGCTTCAATATATGCAACAAAGAAATCCCAATATTCCTAACGTAGTAAATAAAATATTTATGCCGCAGCAAAGGGATTCTTTAACAGAGCAAACAAAATACTGGCGAATTGTTTTAGAAAATCAAAACATTGAATGTATTTACTCTAAAAAGACCCTAGAAAAAGAAAGAATATCTTTAGATCATTATATACCTTGGTCATTTGTTGCCCATGATCAGTTGTGGAATTTAATCCCAACCTTTCCAGAAGTAAATTCAGCTAAATCAAATAATCTTCCATCAAATTATTATTTTGAAAATTTTATAAGATTACAACATTTTGGTTTAACTGTTTCTCATCAAAATTTATCTGAGTCTAAATGGTATAAATATATTGATAGTTATATCAACGAACTAAAATTAAACAATGCTCAAGATTTGCTGGATTTAGAAAAATTAAGAAGTGCTTACGAAGCAACTATTAAACCTTTAGTCTCTTTAGCAGGGATACAAGGTTTTATGTCAGGTTGGTTTTATAGGTCAGCCTAACTTTCAGAGCATTCTCATATCGAATTGGAAACTTCACACAAATTGCACCTAATCCCCACGATATCGTTCCAGCACATCTCGCAGTACAGGCAATGCGCGATAACGGCTACAAAAATGCTGCCTATGCGCTCGCGGAACTGATGGATAACTCGATCCAAGCTGGTGCCGC encodes:
- a CDS encoding HNH endonuclease domain-containing protein, with the translated sequence MEGMGKAGQALRQVLESYTISQSLLAAELGVDRPIVFRWFHEHTDPTAQTVAEIVQALHKLNPSAATDFVQAYLGDSTQTLHKASTQELPQSDRVNVSVLSQIFNNTTNSYKYLFFLSLLDIIKRRQFDTLSPITFKEIIVEMLANAWYPHNYFKLSFGTQDQIANKLDSINLVINEPILKFKDTDKKFLRKSIQSQNLDDITNFISRYVPFRLIRPFFAQKTKGLLDAKVNQVIIELANNEFEGIKPIYCFDSEALKDCTAIILHQDWVEYIAENYSIIRGWVSWEWLQYMQQRNPNIPNVVNKIFMPQQRDSLTEQTKYWRIVLENQNIECIYSKKTLEKERISLDHYIPWSFVAHDQLWNLIPTFPEVNSAKSNNLPSNYYFENFIRLQHFGLTVSHQNLSESKWYKYIDSYINELKLNNAQDLLDLEKLRSAYEATIKPLVSLAGIQGFMSGWFYRSA